The Candidatus Omnitrophota bacterium genome has a window encoding:
- a CDS encoding PilZ domain-containing protein, with protein MDAYHAERRKGRRAYVQAPILIRRVGSREPGPFHELVTKNISLAGVYFETAEEHAYTVNQLVMTSVSVPEPQRREFPFTRVAGRSRVVRVDPIALPNGNTHYGIALEFSNDVTALTATPPLG; from the coding sequence ATGGACGCGTATCACGCAGAACGGCGCAAGGGACGGCGCGCCTATGTGCAAGCCCCGATTCTCATCCGCCGCGTCGGCTCGCGCGAGCCAGGACCGTTTCATGAGCTCGTGACGAAAAATATCAGCCTGGCCGGCGTCTATTTCGAGACCGCCGAAGAGCATGCCTACACCGTGAACCAGCTCGTGATGACCTCGGTGTCCGTGCCCGAGCCGCAGCGCCGCGAGTTTCCCTTCACGCGCGTGGCCGGCCGCTCGCGCGTTGTCCGAGTCGATCCGATCGCCTTGCCCAACGGCAACACGCACTACGGCATTGCCCTGGAGTTTAGTAACGACGTCACCGCGCTCACCGCGACCCCCCCGCTTGGCTAA
- a CDS encoding extracellular solute-binding protein, which produces MTDREAPFNELAKRYQSRTGIPVRFELYAPSDVYVQKIRAAAQTDGLPEIYGVLGESRDLASFIKAGHVLPLEAAMDEQNRAWRSVFFPKALATSAFEPENPYGVAPGVYGAPIDVMNIQIFYNKALLAKLGVAVPATWKEFLEIGKKANAQHLIGFVSGWAELWLIDCFATDYAIHLMGQKKVEATYRGETLYTDGDWLKVFHLFEELRDSGLAASGIVTMVNKHAEQLFASGRAVFALNGTWGVNVYQSMNPELDYGVMMPPPVKDRPMVTWGGAGSSFMVNAKSPRKGEAVEFLKWLTAKSQQEYLTETTHNIPANREAAANLPPALASFAAAMESTVHPRLFAVQEDSTVIEAFDKGIQSILIGEATAEQTANRVASVKQHHLADRAAHGTR; this is translated from the coding sequence ATGACCGACCGCGAGGCCCCCTTCAACGAGCTGGCCAAACGCTACCAGTCCCGCACCGGCATTCCGGTCCGCTTCGAGCTCTACGCCCCCTCGGATGTCTACGTCCAAAAAATCCGCGCCGCCGCCCAGACCGACGGCCTGCCGGAAATTTACGGTGTTTTGGGCGAAAGCCGCGATCTGGCCAGCTTCATCAAGGCCGGCCATGTCCTGCCCCTTGAAGCGGCCATGGATGAGCAGAATCGCGCCTGGCGCTCTGTCTTTTTCCCCAAGGCTCTGGCCACCAGCGCCTTTGAGCCGGAGAATCCGTACGGGGTCGCCCCAGGCGTCTACGGCGCGCCCATCGACGTGATGAACATCCAGATCTTTTACAACAAGGCGCTGCTGGCAAAGCTGGGTGTGGCGGTTCCGGCGACCTGGAAGGAGTTTCTTGAGATCGGCAAAAAAGCGAATGCGCAGCATCTGATCGGCTTTGTGAGCGGCTGGGCCGAGCTGTGGCTCATCGACTGCTTCGCCACCGACTACGCGATCCATCTGATGGGGCAGAAAAAGGTCGAAGCGACCTACCGCGGCGAAACGCTCTACACCGACGGGGACTGGCTGAAAGTGTTCCACCTGTTTGAAGAGCTGCGCGACTCCGGCCTGGCAGCCTCCGGCATCGTGACGATGGTGAACAAGCACGCCGAGCAGCTCTTCGCCAGTGGCCGGGCGGTGTTCGCGTTAAACGGCACGTGGGGCGTGAACGTCTACCAGAGCATGAATCCCGAGTTGGACTACGGGGTCATGATGCCCCCGCCCGTGAAAGACCGGCCGATGGTGACCTGGGGCGGGGCCGGCTCAAGCTTCATGGTCAACGCGAAATCTCCCCGCAAGGGCGAGGCGGTCGAATTTCTCAAATGGCTGACGGCGAAAAGCCAACAAGAGTATTTGACCGAGACCACGCACAACATCCCGGCGAACCGCGAGGCGGCCGCGAATCTTCCGCCGGCGCTCGCGTCCTTCGCCGCGGCCATGGAGTCGACGGTGCATCCTCGGCTGTTTGCCGTGCAGGAGGATTCCACGGTGATCGAGGCCTTCGATAAAGGCATCCAGTCCATCCTCATTGGGGAAGCCACCGCCGAGCAGACGGCGAACCGCGTCGCTTCGGTGAAGCAGCACCATCTGGCTGACCGCGCCGCCCATGGCACGCGTTAA
- a CDS encoding sugar ABC transporter permease, translated as MARVNRDALIPYAFLLPALVLFVTFSIYPFYLLTYTSLFEWDGIGRLTMKAFVGLSNYWHVIARDHVFWKSFLQAGYITVLALTLQNALALVLAMAVNRRLTGASIYRTIFFLPPILSEIVVGLIWFWIYDGNFGILNQALVQLGLGAWTRPWLADPNTALTAVAIIHMWKGFGWGFVIFLAGLQTIPDELYEAARVDGANAWLRFRHITLPLLVPVFVTVSILTILGTMQIFALIVSTTGGGPGYHTEVPITRIFHSMLGSSQFGYACAQGIVFGLILLVFSLAQMRFQRRST; from the coding sequence ATGGCACGCGTTAACCGCGACGCCCTGATCCCCTATGCGTTTCTCCTGCCTGCCCTCGTGCTCTTTGTGACGTTCAGTATTTACCCCTTCTACCTCCTGACCTATACCAGCCTCTTCGAATGGGACGGCATCGGACGCCTCACCATGAAGGCGTTCGTGGGGCTCTCGAACTACTGGCACGTCATCGCGCGCGACCACGTCTTTTGGAAATCGTTTCTCCAGGCCGGCTACATCACCGTGCTGGCCCTGACCCTGCAGAACGCCCTGGCCCTGGTCCTGGCGATGGCCGTCAATCGCCGGCTCACCGGGGCGAGCATCTATCGCACGATTTTCTTCCTGCCGCCGATCCTCTCGGAAATCGTCGTCGGCTTGATCTGGTTTTGGATTTACGACGGCAACTTCGGCATCCTCAATCAAGCGCTCGTCCAGCTGGGGCTCGGGGCGTGGACGCGGCCCTGGCTGGCCGATCCGAATACGGCGCTGACCGCCGTCGCCATCATCCACATGTGGAAGGGCTTCGGCTGGGGCTTCGTGATTTTCCTGGCCGGGCTGCAGACGATCCCGGATGAGCTCTACGAAGCCGCCCGCGTGGATGGCGCCAATGCGTGGCTGCGGTTTCGGCACATCACGCTGCCGCTGCTCGTGCCGGTCTTCGTCACCGTCTCGATTCTGACGATCTTGGGGACGATGCAGATCTTTGCGCTCATCGTCTCCACGACCGGCGGCGGGCCGGGGTACCACACCGAGGTGCCGATTACGCGGATCTTCCACAGCATGCTTGGCTCCTCCCAGTTCGGCTATGCCTGCGCCCAGGGCATCGTCTTCGGGCTGATTCTCCTCGTCTTTTCGCTCGCCCAGATGCGATTCCAGCGCCGTTCCACCTAA
- a CDS encoding carbohydrate ABC transporter permease codes for MNTKLTLLLQRSRIWLGYAGWHAICLPVAITCVFPLIWMVSSSLKTQQTVFSDYRIIPPHPHLENYARAWMDGRFGIYFINSLFYTFVIVLGVVSLAALCAYAFSRFTFKGSGFLYKLLLSTMLIPIPGAFVALYILLNQMGLIDRGDGQWLARMGYILPQINGGLPFGIFILKPFFDGIPKELEESAKVDGCGVLGVFWYIIIPLARPALGVVALLTSLSAWNEFLLAYLVFSRHEMMPLQRGLLAFHGAHLTEYPLLMAGMVISILPIIAVYLLMQRNIIKGMTAGALKG; via the coding sequence ATGAATACGAAGTTGACGTTATTGTTGCAGCGGTCGCGGATCTGGCTGGGGTACGCGGGCTGGCATGCGATCTGCCTGCCGGTCGCCATCACGTGCGTCTTCCCGCTCATCTGGATGGTCTCCTCCAGCCTCAAGACCCAGCAGACGGTCTTCAGCGATTACCGCATCATCCCGCCGCATCCGCATCTGGAGAACTACGCGCGCGCCTGGATGGATGGGCGCTTCGGCATCTACTTCATCAATTCATTGTTCTACACGTTTGTCATCGTCTTGGGCGTGGTGTCCCTCGCCGCGCTGTGCGCGTACGCGTTCTCGCGCTTTACGTTCAAAGGATCCGGATTCTTGTATAAGCTGTTGCTTTCCACGATGCTGATTCCGATTCCCGGCGCGTTCGTGGCCCTCTACATCCTGCTCAACCAGATGGGGCTGATCGACCGCGGCGACGGCCAGTGGCTCGCGCGCATGGGCTACATCTTGCCGCAAATCAACGGGGGGTTGCCGTTCGGCATTTTCATCCTCAAGCCCTTCTTCGATGGCATTCCAAAAGAATTGGAAGAGTCGGCCAAGGTGGATGGGTGCGGCGTGCTCGGCGTGTTCTGGTACATCATCATCCCGCTCGCGCGCCCGGCCCTCGGGGTCGTGGCCCTTCTGACGTCGCTGTCGGCCTGGAATGAGTTTCTTTTGGCGTACCTGGTGTTTTCGCGCCATGAGATGATGCCGCTGCAGCGCGGGCTGCTAGCCTTTCATGGGGCGCACTTGACCGAGTATCCGCTCTTGATGGCGGGAATGGTGATTTCGATTCTCCCGATCATCGCCGTCTACCTGCTCATGCAGCGCAACATCATCAAGGGCATGACCGCCGGCGCGTTGAAAGGCTAG